A genomic window from Vigna radiata var. radiata cultivar VC1973A chromosome 2, Vradiata_ver6, whole genome shotgun sequence includes:
- the LOC106776006 gene encoding P-loop NTPase domain-containing protein LPA1 homolog 1: MGEVGKILYIVVVDDAQNKESFRYTRPVLQSTLQLMGCKARHAFKISQRVFELTRKANSTDILQPEIEALSGFDAFKGNPLKKEGHEADAGLDIADLRNQLLSGKDYKFKSVPFELYKRRTSAFIRRENFLDIVCDALSEYKYVGPNQRADLVLACRIRERKESVTVLLCGTSGCGKSTLSALLGGRLGITTVVSTDSIRHMMRSFANEKENPLLWASTYHAGECLDPVAVAAAKARRKAKKLAGVSHSLPKDEATEGNNSSKSDNRMSETNSAPTELLSPKQMAIEGFKAQSEMVIDSLDRLITAWEERKESVVVEGVHLSLNFVMGLMKKHPSIIPFMIHITNEDKHLERFAVRAKYMTLDPAKNKYVKYIRNIRTIQDYLCKRAEKHFVPKINNTNVDKSVAAIHATVFSCLRRRETGEQLYDPVRNTVSVVYEEYRNQCSANALTAKGMLQLIQRQGSSRNLMALVNTDGSVARAWPVNLVDSNGKPVWCHGPENGICHPMYGPLRIGKAEPVNLQFGLYGISAWPSDGGTSRAGSVDESRADGTDTGSRYVSSCCSSPRMSDVASKELKEDFSVHGSDEEIDDQPEVGSDEDFSDEPDKHAHEEVGSVDEESTKSDEEYDDLAMQDVVENGYWSDDDDEFRSKVGLVGGELGSKMHGGNRYRRNLDLFHRSRSEPVAVPEPQCSYSSLLVEKNERKAKLRTRSLSIPALGKHRPAMNDPILSGAPQR; encoded by the exons ATGGGTGAGGTGGGGAAGATACTCTACATAGTGGTGGTGGATGACGCGCAAAACAAAGAGTCCTTTCGCTACACGCGCCCCGTTCTTCAGAGCACGCTCCAGCTTATGGGGTGCAAGGCCCGTCACGCCTTCAAG ATCAGCCAAAGAGTTTTTGAACTCACAAGGAAAGCAAATTCCACTGATATTTTGCAGCCAGAAATAGAGGCTTTATCAGGTTTTGATGCTTTCAAGGGTAATCCTTTGAAGAAAGAGGGTCATGAGGCTGATGCTGGCCTGGATATAGCAGACTTACGCAACCAATTGCTTTCTGGGaaagattataaatttaaaagtgtaCCTTTTGAGTTGTACAAAAGGCGCACATCTGCATTCATCCGACGAGAAAATTTTCTAGATATTGTCTGTGATGCCCTGTCAGAGTACAAGTATGTGGGTCCTAACCAGAGAGCAGACTTGGTCTTAGCCTGCAG GATCCGTGAGCGCAAAGAGTCTGTGACAGTGCTATTGTGTGGCACAAGTGGCTGTGGCAAATCCACGTTGTCTGCATTGCTG GGTGGTAGGTTGGGAATCACAACAGTGGTATCAACTGATTCTATTAGGCACATGATGAGAAGTTTTGCTAATGAGAAAGAAAATCCCTTGCTGTGGGCTTCTACATACCATGCTGGGGAGTGTTTGGACCCTGTCGCTGTTGCAGCAGCTAAGGCCCGAAGGAAAGCAAAAAAGCTGGCTGGTGTGTCACATTCACTTCCGAAGGATGAAGCAACTGAGGGTAACAATTCTAGCAAATCTGATAATAGGATGTCAGAGACTAACTCTGCTCCTACTGAACTGCTAAGTCCCAAACAAATGGCTATTGAAGGATTCAAGGCACAGAGTGAGATGGTGATTGACAGTCTCGATAGGCTCATCACAGCATGGGAAGAACGAAAAGAGTCTGTAGTTGTCGAGGGTGTTCACTTGAGCCTCAACTTTGTT ATGGGACTTATGAAAAAACATCCTTCAATCATACCGTTCATGATACACATTACAAATGAGGACAAACACTTGGAGAGATTTGCTGTACGTGCGAAGTATATGACACTGGATCCAGCTAAAAACAAGTATGTGAAGTATATTAGAAACATCAGAACAATCCAGGATTATCTCTGCAAGCGTGCTGAAAAGCATTTCGTTcccaaaataaataacacaaatGTTGACAAGAGCGTGGCAGCCATCCATGCGACTGTATTCAGTTGTCTTAGAAGGCGTGAGACGGGAGAACAGCTATATGATCCTGTTAGAAATACTGTGTCAGTTGTTTATGAGGAATATAGAAATCAATGTTCAGCAAATGCTTTGACCGCCAAAGGAATGCTTCAGTTGATCCAAAGACAAGGTTCTTCAAGGAATCTAATGGCTCTTGTTAATACTGATGGGTCTGTAGCAAGGGCTTGGCCTGTTAATTTAGTTGACAGTAATGGGAAGCCTGTATGGTGCCATGGACCAGAGAATGGAATTTGTCATCCAATGTATGGTCCCTTAAGAATTGGGAAGGCAGAACCGGTAAATCTTCAGTTTGGTCTTTATGGAATCAGTGCTTGGCCCAGTGATGGTGGCACTAGTCGTGCTGGAAGTGTAGATGAGTCTAGAGCCGATGGAACTGATACCGGTAGTAGATATGTATCCTCTTGCTGTAGCTCACCAAGGATGTCAGATGTCGCTTCAAAAGAG cTCAAAGAGGACTTCTCAGTGCATGGTAGTGATGAGGAAATTGACGATCAACCTGAGGTTGGAAGTGATGAAGATTTCAGTGATGAGCCCGACAAACATGCCCATGAAGAG GTAGGATCAGTTGACGAGGAATCAACAAAATCTGATGAGGAGTACGATGATCTTGCAATGCAAGACGTGGTGGAAAATGGGTATTGGTCGGACGATGATGATGAGTTTAGGAGTAAGGTTGGTCTTGTTGGCGGGGAGTTAGGAAGCAAAATGCATGGGGGAAACAGGTATCGTAGAAACCTGGATCTTTTCCATAGAAGTAGAAGTGAGCCAGTGGCAGTTCCTGAGCCACAATGCTCTTATTCTTCTCTGCTCGTTGAAAAGAACGAGAGGAAAGCCAAATTAAGAACACGTTCCCTTAGTATTCCTGCATTAGGAAAACACAGACCAGCAATGAATGATCCTATCCTTTCTGGTGCTCCTCAGAGGTAG